The following are from one region of the Leptospiraceae bacterium genome:
- a CDS encoding acyl-CoA dehydrogenase family protein: MLLNLTEEQLQLRELVRDVVKKEVIPVRAYYDEHNEYPRKVLDKFKEAGLYPAMFEEDAGGLGLGVMAQMILIEEISYGCLGINVSFATTKLGALPIQIGGTKEQKDKWLAPLVTGDKIAAFGLTEPGAGSDVPNMSTTAVKKGAKYILNGTKQWISGAGQADIYTVFAITNRERGTRGISCFIVEKGTPGFSFGKKEDKLGIRCSETRQLIFEDCEIPEENLIGLKENTGFLTGLRTLNLSRPAVAVSAVGLAQGAFDCAIQYSREREQFGVKIGSFQAIQHLLADMAMRIEASRLMTYKAALLCEMDHKDMAKFSAMSKCYAADTAMFVATEAVQIYGGYGYTKEYPVEKYFRDAKILQIYEGTREIQKNEIAAGLIKENATKK; encoded by the coding sequence ATTTTACTTAACCTAACAGAAGAACAATTACAACTTAGAGAACTCGTAAGAGACGTAGTAAAAAAAGAAGTCATTCCGGTAAGAGCATATTACGATGAACACAATGAATACCCACGAAAAGTTTTAGACAAGTTTAAAGAAGCAGGACTTTACCCGGCAATGTTCGAAGAAGATGCCGGTGGACTCGGTCTTGGAGTTATGGCTCAAATGATTCTCATCGAAGAAATCTCTTATGGCTGTCTTGGGATTAACGTGTCATTTGCCACAACTAAACTCGGAGCATTGCCTATTCAAATTGGTGGAACCAAAGAACAAAAAGACAAATGGCTCGCTCCCCTTGTTACAGGAGATAAAATTGCTGCCTTCGGATTGACTGAACCAGGTGCAGGATCAGATGTTCCTAACATGTCTACCACCGCTGTCAAGAAAGGCGCAAAATACATATTAAACGGAACCAAGCAATGGATCAGTGGAGCAGGTCAAGCCGACATATACACAGTATTCGCAATTACAAACCGAGAGCGAGGAACGAGAGGCATATCTTGCTTCATCGTCGAAAAAGGAACTCCCGGATTTTCATTCGGCAAGAAAGAGGACAAACTAGGTATCCGCTGCTCAGAAACTAGACAACTTATCTTTGAAGACTGCGAAATTCCAGAAGAAAATTTGATTGGACTCAAAGAGAACACTGGATTCTTAACGGGGCTAAGAACTCTTAACCTCTCTCGTCCTGCTGTGGCAGTTTCGGCTGTCGGCTTAGCACAGGGAGCATTTGACTGTGCCATTCAATATTCTAGGGAGCGAGAACAGTTTGGTGTAAAAATTGGAAGTTTTCAGGCTATTCAACATTTGCTTGCAGATATGGCAATGCGAATTGAGGCAAGTAGACTAATGACTTATAAAGCTGCCCTACTCTGTGAAATGGATCATAAAGATATGGCTAAATTCTCTGCAATGTCAAAATGTTATGCTGCGGATACTGCCATGTTTGTCGCAACAGAAGCGGTTCAGATTTATGGTGGATATGGGTATACAAAAGAGTATCCGGTAGAGAAATACTTCCGTGATGCAAAGATTCTACAAATCTATGAAGGCACAAGAGAAATTCAAAAGAACGAAATCGCTGCCGGACTAATCAAAGAAAACGCTACAAAGAAATAA
- a CDS encoding energy transducer TonB, translating into MKILFILMLFLLNINSYAGKEEKEKDKCEKYISKGYLESEKLTKKPILKIDFSLKDFFPKAAKEKGIQKGQTTVQIFINKNGKLVCTSILKKSEGYGFDEAALQIIRKARFRPGEVNGKQVDSFVILPVEFSLD; encoded by the coding sequence ATGAAGATACTTTTTATACTAATGCTGTTCTTACTAAATATTAACAGTTATGCAGGGAAAGAAGAAAAGGAAAAAGACAAATGCGAGAAATACATTTCGAAAGGCTATCTAGAAAGTGAGAAACTAACTAAGAAGCCGATTTTAAAAATTGATTTTAGCTTAAAAGATTTCTTTCCCAAGGCGGCAAAAGAAAAAGGAATTCAAAAAGGACAAACTACCGTTCAAATATTTATCAATAAAAATGGAAAACTAGTTTGCACTTCCATTCTTAAAAAAAGTGAAGGATACGGGTTTGATGAAGCAGCCCTTCAAATTATCCGCAAAGCAAGATTTCGCCCCGGTGAGGTAAATGGCAAACAAGTAGATTCCTTCGTTATCTTACCCGTTGAATTTAGCCTAGACTGA
- a CDS encoding acyl-CoA dehydrogenase family protein, with translation MDFTVTKEVEDLRLKTREFVETVVMPCENDYDYTIGRLPEEIAQGLRKKVKAAGLWTPHLPKSEGGLGLDSVGTAIIFSELGRSPIAPFVFNCDAPDEGNMHLLHIAANEEQKEKFYYPLIKGDIRSGFAMTEPAPGAGADPQSLLTNAEKVGDKYILNGRKWFCTGANGAKFLIVMSKVSGSFRCSTLFLVPTDAPGYTMVREVATMGSHGQGGHCELNFENVEVPQSMILGRVGEGFKWTQERLGPARLTHCMRWIGLARRSMEIAREFAKQREVFGSKLSEHEGIQWMFAESALEIESGFLLTLKAADTLQKGGDTRQIISMAKWHVSEILCKCVDRAIQICGSLGYSRDSKLELFYRDARAARLADGPSEVHKMVIARNLMNGKHEF, from the coding sequence ATGGATTTTACAGTAACAAAAGAAGTAGAAGATTTAAGACTCAAGACGCGGGAATTCGTAGAGACAGTTGTAATGCCCTGCGAAAATGATTATGATTATACAATCGGTCGTCTACCAGAAGAGATAGCTCAAGGCCTCCGTAAAAAAGTTAAGGCAGCAGGACTTTGGACTCCCCATCTCCCTAAATCAGAAGGAGGACTGGGATTAGATTCAGTTGGAACTGCAATCATATTCAGTGAATTGGGTCGATCTCCTATTGCGCCGTTTGTGTTTAATTGCGATGCACCGGATGAGGGTAATATGCATTTACTTCATATTGCCGCAAATGAAGAGCAAAAAGAAAAGTTTTACTACCCGCTAATAAAAGGAGACATTCGCTCTGGATTTGCGATGACTGAACCTGCACCGGGAGCAGGAGCAGACCCACAGTCTCTTTTAACCAATGCTGAAAAGGTTGGAGATAAGTATATATTAAATGGTCGTAAATGGTTTTGCACAGGGGCTAATGGTGCTAAGTTCCTAATTGTAATGTCAAAAGTAAGTGGAAGCTTTCGCTGCTCTACTCTATTCTTAGTTCCAACGGATGCTCCGGGTTATACGATGGTTAGAGAAGTTGCAACTATGGGCTCACACGGACAGGGAGGACACTGCGAATTAAACTTTGAAAACGTAGAAGTTCCTCAGTCAATGATACTCGGTCGAGTAGGAGAAGGATTCAAATGGACACAGGAGAGACTTGGTCCTGCAAGGCTAACACATTGTATGCGCTGGATAGGATTAGCAAGACGCTCTATGGAAATTGCAAGAGAATTCGCAAAGCAAAGAGAAGTGTTTGGTTCAAAGCTTTCCGAGCATGAAGGAATTCAATGGATGTTTGCCGAATCTGCTTTAGAAATTGAATCTGGTTTTTTACTAACACTCAAAGCCGCTGATACTTTGCAAAAGGGCGGTGACACAAGGCAAATTATTTCGATGGCGAAGTGGCATGTAAGCGAAATTCTTTGTAAGTGCGTAGATCGCGCAATTCAAATTTGTGGTTCTCTAGGTTATAGTCGGGACTCTAAGCTAGAATTATTCTATCGAGATGCCCGTGCAGCAAGACTAGCAGATGGTCCGAGTGAAGTTCACAAAATGGTGATTGCCCGCAATTTGATGAACGGAAAACATGAATTTTAA
- a CDS encoding SDR family oxidoreductase, with the protein MKNLFDVTGKTILITGASRGIGKSLALGFRDAGAIVYGTGTKQETIAWMKDAKIEGRVNNLLEEDKIKDIISEIKTKHGKLDVLINNAGISLNKPGSHLSEKEMSDLIDINFKAVFRASQAYYKSHKQIGGNIINIASVLGLRGFTLASVYSGTKGAVIQLTLACAAEWIRSGFRLNAICPGFIDTDMVGNMKSKEALMEGIKSRIPMGRMGKPEELLGTAIFLASDASSYINAQTIVVDGGMTNIV; encoded by the coding sequence ATGAAAAATCTATTTGATGTTACAGGCAAAACAATCTTAATCACAGGAGCTAGTCGAGGAATTGGAAAATCTCTTGCTTTAGGCTTTCGCGATGCAGGAGCAATTGTATATGGCACAGGCACAAAACAAGAAACGATCGCTTGGATGAAAGATGCAAAGATTGAAGGTAGAGTCAATAACCTACTAGAAGAAGACAAAATCAAAGACATCATCAGTGAAATAAAAACCAAGCACGGCAAGCTAGATGTATTGATTAATAATGCAGGAATTTCTCTTAATAAACCGGGATCCCATTTAAGTGAAAAAGAAATGAGTGATCTAATCGACATTAACTTCAAAGCAGTCTTTCGTGCGAGTCAGGCTTATTATAAATCACACAAACAAATCGGTGGAAACATTATCAACATCGCATCAGTCTTAGGCCTGCGGGGATTTACCCTTGCCTCTGTTTATTCTGGCACAAAGGGTGCTGTAATTCAGCTTACTCTCGCCTGTGCTGCTGAATGGATTCGAAGTGGATTTCGGCTAAACGCTATTTGCCCCGGTTTCATTGACACTGATATGGTTGGAAATATGAAATCAAAAGAAGCCCTCATGGAAGGAATCAAATCTCGCATTCCAATGGGACGAATGGGCAAGCCAGAAGAGCTTCTCGGAACAGCCATCTTTCTTGCCAGCGATGCATCTTCTTATATAAATGCACAGACGATCGTAGTAGACGGCGGAATGACTAATATTGTTTAG
- a CDS encoding amidohydrolase: MKISEIRQKELVSYRRAIHSKPELKYEEEKTAEFVKAHLQNLGFSFQDKIAKTGIVSLIDSGIPGKTVLVRADMDALPIHEENTTDYISQTEGIMHACGHDGHTSVLMGFANEIKENIKSIIPKGKVLLVFQPAEEGGSGADKMIEEGILEKYKVDAAFALHVWNHVDIGKVGVVDGTMMASVDEFKIIVTGVSGHGAMPQHTVDPIVVSAHIITALQTIVSRNVDPLEPCVVTVGTIHAGKAFNVISETVEMTGTVRTYSKKVYEEVPEKLRRLVTGIAESFGAKVEIIYKRVDKPTINDSAMADIVRKASYTILGKDSVTEEEVRTMGGEDFSAFLMKVPGCYFFIGSRNAQKGFVNPHHSSKFDFDEDAMGVGLAVMKEVVRSYLEQA; this comes from the coding sequence ATGAAAATATCAGAGATTCGACAAAAAGAATTAGTTAGTTATAGACGGGCTATTCACAGTAAGCCGGAGCTTAAGTATGAAGAAGAAAAGACTGCAGAGTTTGTAAAGGCGCATTTACAAAACCTGGGATTTAGTTTTCAGGATAAAATTGCTAAGACTGGAATTGTGTCTTTAATTGATTCAGGGATTCCCGGCAAAACGGTATTAGTCCGTGCTGATATGGATGCTCTTCCGATTCACGAAGAGAATACGACTGATTATATCTCACAGACAGAAGGCATTATGCATGCCTGTGGACATGATGGTCATACATCTGTCTTGATGGGCTTTGCCAATGAGATTAAAGAGAATATAAAATCTATCATCCCTAAAGGCAAAGTGCTATTAGTATTTCAACCAGCAGAGGAAGGGGGGAGTGGGGCGGATAAGATGATCGAAGAAGGTATTCTAGAAAAATACAAAGTAGACGCTGCCTTTGCACTTCATGTTTGGAACCATGTAGATATTGGCAAAGTGGGAGTAGTCGATGGAACTATGATGGCTTCGGTAGATGAATTTAAGATTATCGTAACCGGTGTCAGTGGCCATGGAGCAATGCCACAACATACCGTTGACCCTATAGTAGTTTCTGCTCATATCATTACCGCCTTACAGACGATTGTTTCTCGAAACGTTGACCCTTTAGAGCCATGTGTAGTGACAGTTGGAACCATTCACGCGGGAAAGGCTTTTAACGTAATTTCTGAAACTGTGGAAATGACAGGAACAGTTCGCACTTATTCTAAAAAAGTTTACGAAGAAGTCCCTGAAAAACTAAGACGACTTGTTACAGGAATCGCAGAAAGCTTTGGAGCTAAGGTAGAGATTATTTACAAGAGAGTAGATAAGCCAACTATCAATGATTCAGCTATGGCGGATATTGTTCGTAAAGCATCGTATACTATTTTAGGAAAAGATTCTGTGACGGAAGAAGAAGTGAGAACAATGGGAGGAGAGGATTTCTCTGCCTTTTTAATGAAAGTGCCCGGATGTTATTTCTTTATTGGTTCTCGCAACGCACAAAAAGGATTTGTGAACCCTCATCATAGTTCAAAATTTGATTTTGATGAGGATGCGATGGGGGTCGGACTCGCTGTAATGAAAGAAGTAGTTCGATCTTACTTAGAGCAAGCTTAA
- a CDS encoding peptidylprolyl isomerase has product MNFFKLIVLFSLSTQILFCKDKSFQKPTYKPADYTKVEVVVHKKEDTTVALPDKKAIFAIIDTNKGNLLLELYHDNAPLTVQNFIDLAQGEKEFLKQGEKVKKPFYNGLTFHRVIAGFMVQGGCPNGDGTGGPGYSFDDEINAVSLGLDKVKVKDAPSYGRLLQKAVLVGMGIKSQQDLESRITEAEENLKQASEMSVLEVLARNGYKYNEVITSKKAIKGALAMANAGPNTNGSQFFINEVNTPHLDGLHTVFGQLLPASDTIFAQIVKDGNAKTIINKVVIVDRREGVTK; this is encoded by the coding sequence ATGAATTTTTTTAAATTAATAGTTTTATTTTCCTTATCCACACAAATCCTTTTTTGCAAAGACAAGTCTTTCCAAAAACCAACTTACAAACCAGCGGACTATACCAAAGTGGAAGTAGTCGTTCATAAGAAAGAGGACACGACTGTTGCCCTTCCAGACAAAAAAGCGATATTCGCCATCATTGACACGAACAAAGGAAATCTACTCTTAGAACTCTATCACGACAACGCACCGTTAACCGTTCAAAATTTTATTGATCTAGCCCAAGGGGAAAAAGAATTTCTAAAGCAAGGCGAGAAAGTAAAAAAACCTTTTTACAACGGACTTACTTTTCATCGAGTAATTGCCGGCTTCATGGTGCAAGGTGGTTGTCCGAATGGAGATGGAACAGGTGGACCGGGATATTCCTTTGACGATGAAATCAATGCAGTCTCTTTAGGTCTAGACAAAGTAAAAGTAAAAGACGCTCCGAGCTACGGAAGACTTCTACAAAAAGCAGTCTTAGTAGGAATGGGAATTAAAAGCCAACAAGATTTAGAAAGCAGAATCACAGAAGCAGAAGAAAATTTAAAACAGGCAAGTGAAATGAGCGTCTTAGAGGTATTAGCCCGTAACGGTTACAAATACAATGAAGTCATCACAAGTAAGAAAGCCATCAAAGGCGCGCTCGCAATGGCAAATGCAGGTCCAAATACAAACGGCTCTCAATTCTTCATCAATGAAGTAAACACTCCTCATCTTGACGGCTTACACACAGTATTCGGTCAACTGCTTCCTGCGAGTGATACAATATTTGCACAAATTGTAAAAGATGGAAATGCAAAAACCATTATCAATAAGGTTGTGATTGTAGACAGAAGAGAAGGTGTTACAAAATGA
- a CDS encoding c-type cytochrome, with protein MNKIIKIALLVIVSIPLLIVGGIVIFLPNVKLQKELFVEVTPERIARGSYLANHVTVCVDCHSTRDWTKYSGPITPGTEGKGGEVFDQKFGFPGAFYAANITQYNLKTWSDAELFRAITSGVGRDNHPFFPVMPFKNYGRLDKEDILSIIAYVKTMPPIESKIPAGKPDFPMGIIMKTFPVEANLTKKPDSSNTVAYGKYLVTAAACFDCHTDVDDKANPLPGMDYAGGRTFPMPFGILKSTNITFDETTGIGKWTKEEFVRRFKSNDPNVKPPASVKANEFNTIMPWTMYAGMTEEDIGAIYEFLKTVKPVVNQVVRFSANK; from the coding sequence ATGAATAAAATTATAAAAATAGCGTTATTAGTCATAGTCAGTATACCATTATTGATAGTCGGTGGTATTGTAATCTTTCTACCGAACGTTAAACTTCAAAAAGAATTATTTGTGGAAGTAACACCAGAGAGAATTGCTCGTGGGTCTTATTTAGCAAACCATGTAACAGTTTGCGTGGATTGTCATTCCACCAGAGATTGGACAAAGTATTCAGGTCCGATAACACCGGGGACAGAAGGAAAAGGAGGAGAGGTCTTCGACCAAAAGTTTGGTTTTCCGGGAGCGTTTTATGCGGCTAATATCACACAATACAATTTAAAGACCTGGTCGGATGCAGAACTATTTCGTGCGATTACAAGTGGAGTAGGTCGCGATAATCACCCGTTCTTTCCAGTGATGCCATTTAAGAATTATGGAAGATTAGACAAAGAAGACATTTTATCCATCATAGCCTATGTAAAAACTATGCCACCAATTGAAAGTAAAATTCCTGCGGGTAAGCCTGATTTTCCGATGGGAATCATCATGAAGACTTTTCCTGTAGAGGCAAATCTAACAAAGAAACCAGATTCATCTAATACTGTAGCCTATGGCAAATACTTAGTAACCGCTGCTGCTTGTTTTGATTGTCATACTGATGTAGATGATAAAGCAAATCCACTTCCTGGAATGGACTATGCAGGAGGTAGAACTTTTCCTATGCCGTTTGGAATTTTGAAATCTACGAATATTACTTTTGATGAGACAACAGGAATCGGAAAATGGACAAAGGAAGAATTTGTTCGCAGATTCAAATCCAATGACCCCAATGTTAAACCACCTGCTTCAGTAAAAGCAAATGAGTTTAATACTATTATGCCGTGGACTATGTATGCAGGCATGACAGAAGAAGATATTGGCGCTATCTATGAATTCTTGAAAACTGTGAAGCCGGTTGTTAATCAAGTTGTGCGGTTTAGTGCAAATAAGTAG
- a CDS encoding serine/threonine-protein phosphatase produces MNIRAFGKTDIGIIRENNEDNFLIMNIGNGDEGDIKNPASTSDGIMLLVADGMGGAVAGETASLIMVTESAKYIRDHKTTKPEDVVRECLLVAHDQCHRMIKLNPGLMGMGTVATAAIVKGDQLFISQIGDTRLYLYRNKTLIQVTEDQNFVSELVRIGIITPEQAMIHPQRNAVTQAVGSIEPIIPVDYIQSLEPGDKLLICSDGLNAMISDMEIQLLLESSKSLEVIVDNLIFAAKDSGGHDNITIILAEVQNK; encoded by the coding sequence ATGAACATCAGGGCTTTCGGGAAGACGGATATAGGTATCATTCGGGAAAACAATGAAGATAATTTTCTAATTATGAACATTGGCAACGGTGATGAAGGAGATATTAAAAATCCTGCATCAACTAGTGATGGCATAATGCTACTCGTAGCCGACGGAATGGGTGGCGCTGTAGCGGGTGAGACTGCATCACTCATCATGGTAACCGAATCCGCTAAATACATACGGGATCATAAAACAACTAAACCAGAAGATGTAGTTCGTGAATGTCTTTTGGTTGCTCATGATCAATGCCATCGGATGATTAAGCTAAATCCAGGACTTATGGGTATGGGCACAGTTGCAACCGCTGCAATTGTCAAAGGGGATCAGCTTTTTATTTCACAAATTGGTGACACAAGGCTTTATCTCTATCGAAACAAAACTCTTATCCAAGTTACAGAAGATCAAAATTTCGTATCTGAGCTTGTCCGAATCGGAATTATCACTCCCGAGCAAGCAATGATTCATCCGCAAAGAAATGCAGTTACGCAGGCTGTAGGCTCTATTGAGCCAATTATCCCTGTTGATTATATACAAAGTCTTGAACCAGGTGATAAACTACTAATATGCAGTGATGGACTCAACGCAATGATTAGTGATATGGAAATTCAACTTCTTCTAGAGAGCAGTAAAAGCTTAGAAGTCATAGTAGATAACCTTATTTTTGCTGCAAAGGATAGCGGTGGTCATGACAATATAACCATTATTCTCGCCGAGGTTCAAAACAAATAA
- the fliM gene encoding flagellar motor switch protein FliM has translation MTEILSQDEIDALLNAISSGEVNEEEYSAVGEQKKVKIYDFKRPDKFSKDQIRTLQMMHETFARLATTGLSAQLRALVGVHVASVDQLTYEEFIRSIPNPTTLAVINMDPLKGSAILEMDPSISFTIIDRLFGGKGESAKINRELSDIEMSVMEGIIVRILGNLREAWSTVIDLRPRLGNIETNPQFAQVVPPNDMVVLITLETKVGDVEGMTNLCIPYITIEPIINKLSAQYWYSSIRRGETDENKSVIQERLDGVTIPLITEVGSVDISMMELMNLQMGDVIKLENTPTKADMIIKVGERNKFKCIPGRVGNRLAVQIGEIIEEIPDELLGSTRSEQEY, from the coding sequence ATGACAGAGATACTTTCACAAGATGAGATAGACGCACTATTAAATGCAATTTCCAGTGGCGAAGTAAACGAAGAAGAATACTCAGCCGTTGGTGAACAAAAAAAAGTAAAGATCTACGATTTTAAACGTCCTGATAAATTTTCAAAAGACCAGATTAGAACTCTCCAAATGATGCACGAGACTTTCGCTCGTCTGGCTACTACCGGATTATCCGCTCAGCTTCGTGCGTTAGTCGGTGTGCACGTTGCATCGGTGGATCAGTTGACTTACGAAGAATTCATTCGTTCTATTCCTAACCCTACTACTCTTGCCGTAATCAACATGGATCCACTAAAAGGATCTGCTATCTTAGAAATGGATCCTTCTATTTCATTCACCATCATCGACCGTCTCTTCGGTGGAAAAGGAGAATCTGCTAAGATCAACCGAGAACTCTCCGATATAGAGATGTCAGTAATGGAGGGGATTATAGTTCGTATCCTAGGTAACTTACGAGAAGCATGGTCTACTGTAATTGACTTACGTCCTCGTCTTGGTAACATTGAGACTAATCCACAGTTTGCGCAGGTAGTTCCTCCAAACGACATGGTGGTATTAATTACCCTCGAAACAAAAGTCGGTGACGTAGAAGGTATGACAAACCTTTGTATTCCTTACATCACAATTGAACCTATCATCAACAAACTCTCCGCACAATATTGGTATTCCTCTATTCGCCGTGGGGAAACAGACGAAAACAAATCCGTCATCCAAGAACGTCTCGATGGGGTTACTATCCCGTTAATCACAGAAGTAGGATCCGTTGACATCTCTATGATGGAACTCATGAACCTACAAATGGGTGATGTAATCAAACTAGAAAATACTCCTACCAAAGCAGACATGATTATCAAAGTAGGAGAACGCAATAAATTCAAATGCATCCCCGGTCGTGTTGGCAATCGTCTCGCTGTTCAGATTGGGGAAATCATCGAAGAGATTCCGGATGAGTTATTAGGGTCTACTAGGTCAGAGCAGGAATACTAG
- a CDS encoding alpha/beta fold hydrolase, which translates to MKSYYIDSENVKLHVLAADQIDGKETILFLHGYPDTSSSWEKQFEYFKDKYRVAAFDLRGIKNPFQEHVPADFNIQTLLSDLDNVIEFLVGSNGKVHLVGHDWGAVISWCYISEPNNSKRVFTYTSISCPHPRLFLNNVFGKLFSGNFSEIQKSLDQISKSWYILFFQIPILPELIWSTAGEPIWKRLLLAASVPDSDAMFRFDREKILQSTLGNINLYRAILKNWGGNVPELPQEKIQLPITVIIPEQDTALAPMIYEGTKDICVNADIHTLQANHWVHREKPFHVNQIIEKFLRDFMKNSDIYFHVEWDTGNLSAGEILIQLKKKIGNMNSGNILKLKTKESGMKEALFSWSLLTGNKLLKSKESEFYIKRR; encoded by the coding sequence ATGAAATCTTATTATATTGATTCAGAAAATGTTAAACTGCATGTCCTAGCAGCAGATCAGATCGATGGAAAAGAAACGATTCTTTTTTTGCACGGATACCCCGACACTTCTTCTAGTTGGGAAAAACAATTTGAATATTTCAAGGACAAATACAGAGTAGCTGCTTTCGATCTAAGAGGAATCAAGAATCCATTTCAAGAGCATGTTCCTGCTGATTTTAATATACAAACCTTACTGTCGGACTTAGACAATGTTATCGAATTCTTAGTTGGATCTAATGGAAAAGTCCACTTAGTTGGTCATGATTGGGGTGCCGTAATCTCTTGGTGTTATATCTCTGAACCCAATAATTCGAAGAGAGTCTTCACTTACACTTCTATTAGCTGTCCACATCCTAGACTTTTTTTAAACAATGTATTCGGTAAGCTATTCAGTGGAAATTTTTCCGAAATACAAAAGTCATTGGACCAAATCTCAAAGTCTTGGTATATTCTTTTCTTTCAAATTCCAATTCTTCCTGAATTAATTTGGTCAACCGCAGGTGAGCCGATATGGAAAAGACTACTACTTGCTGCCAGTGTTCCTGATTCAGATGCAATGTTTCGTTTTGACCGAGAAAAAATATTGCAGAGCACTCTTGGCAATATCAATCTCTATCGCGCTATCCTAAAGAACTGGGGGGGCAACGTCCCCGAACTACCACAAGAAAAAATTCAATTGCCAATAACAGTAATTATTCCTGAACAGGATACTGCTCTTGCCCCCATGATTTATGAGGGAACAAAAGATATTTGTGTGAATGCTGATATTCATACTCTTCAGGCAAATCACTGGGTTCACCGAGAAAAGCCTTTTCATGTGAATCAAATAATCGAAAAGTTTCTCCGGGACTTCATGAAGAACTCGGATATTTATTTTCATGTTGAATGGGATACGGGAAATCTGAGCGCTGGCGAAATTTTGATTCAATTAAAAAAGAAAATTGGAAATATGAATTCTGGAAATATTCTGAAATTAAAGACTAAAGAATCTGGAATGAAGGAAGCATTATTTTCGTGGTCTCTTTTAACTGGAAATAAGCTTTTGAAATCGAAAGAGTCGGAATTTTATATTAAGCGTAGGTAA